One segment of Schistocerca cancellata isolate TAMUIC-IGC-003103 chromosome 2, iqSchCanc2.1, whole genome shotgun sequence DNA contains the following:
- the LOC126157544 gene encoding allatostatin-A receptor-like: MYEKCANYTAGGPVSLVEAALLETLCRNVSSSAAEAAEAEAAAEAAAGDWAASSVLQRAVAVVVPLLFGLIVLLGLVGNALVVLVVAANQQMRSTTNLLIINLASADLLFIVFCVPSTATDYLLPFWPFGDAWCKVCIAPRCSHLPFT; this comes from the coding sequence ATGTACGAGAAGTGCGCCAACTACACGGCCGGCGGGCCCGTCTCGCTGGTGGAGGCGGCGCTGCTCGAGACACTGTGCCGCAACGTGTCGAGCTCGGctgcggaggcggcggaggcggaggcggccgcGGAGGCGGCGGCCGGAGACTGGGCGGCCAGCTCGGTGCTGCAGCGCGCCGTCGCCGTCGTCGTGCCGCTGCTCTTCGGCCTGATCGTGCTGCTCGGGCTCGTCGGCAACGCGCTCGTCGTGCTCGTCGTGGCCGCCAACCAGCAGATGCGCTCCACCACCAACCTGCTCATCATCAACCTCGCCTCCGCCGACCTGCTCTTCATCGTCTTCTGCGTGCCCTCCACCGCCACAGACTACCTGCTGCCCTTCTGGCCCTTCGGAGACGCCTGGTGCAAGGTCTGTATCGCTCCGCGCTGCTCCCACCTTCCCTTTACATGA